TATACTTTATCTGCTCTCTTCCCAAGCTCTCCCGatctttcatttttgttgaaaataacCCAATAAAAGGCCCAATTTGTAGTAGTAGTTTGTTGATCTTCTTAGAATTTTACTGTTGAACTTTAAAAGAACTGAATATTGATACTGTTTCTTGTTCAGGACTGGGACTGGGACTCTTACATCTGTTTCTAACTTGTTTCTTTCAACCTCCTGTAGTCTAGCCTCTTCAGTGCCATTATTGGTCTCTCAGGTAAAGATCCATTAGGCCTTGCTGAATGTTTAAATGTAGACCTTCTCTTTGTGTCGAGACAGAACTTCAAAGATTAATCTTGGTGTTGAATATGTGCCAAAGTTGACATCTGAGtatcattttttctgttttcttattttcaggcagaggcagaggtgaATGTGGTTTCTACCAAAGAAGCTTTGATGAAGTAGAGGGTGTGTTTGGTCGAGGAGGTGGCAGGGAAATGCAtaggtcacagagctgggaggaaagGTAACTAAAAGATCCAGATCTCGGTATAAAGGTTTCTTCGtgtaaaaaaatatgttttctgttttctatagaGGAGATACTTGTGCGTGTAGTTAcacagtttcatttaaaaaatgctgttgagTATCAAGCTGtaagaagtttttaaatgatCCTTATTTAAAGGAAGAAGCATTCTAAATAAATAGGTTCATATGTTAGTGCCAGCATGGATATTTCATAGTTAATCAGATTTGCTGTTTGATTAGCTTTGAGTGGGAGGCACTGACAATTgacattttgttgtttgttgctGTTAGTCAAAGcatcttctctgttctttgtggCTTTATGTGATGTCTGTTGATGAGGGAGGGCAGTTGCACAAAGTTGTATGTACAAAGATGTCCACTATGATGATGTTTATAGTGTAAttagaaacaaaccaaacagcTTAATATCAGTGTGGCTTCTTATATaatggtatatccacacaatagaatattatataaccATTAAAGTtagatgattttgaaaatatttaatgatgtgggaaaatacattttaaaagcagtataTAAAACTATGTCTAGCGTGTATCTAAAATAAGTCAtgtatctaatttaaaaatctctaattttGGTAAGTGAGATAGtggatatttctgttttcatctttgtgcttttctgttttccaaatgttaGGCAATAACCatgcatttgttttataatttgaaaaagaaagcaatgctATTAGACAAAGATAGGGCAGTGAGTGTCATGGATGGGAAATCTATTTATTACTCTCAAGTCTTGtttgaaaacttattttatcttttctagagGTGACAGACGTTTTGAAAAACCAGGACGGAAAGATGTAGGTAAGGCTTGCTTActgttttgaagtatttttatctGGATTTCCATGAAAACAGTTTGTAATAAGACTCAAGCATACAGTTATTAAAAATTGACTCAGTTACCTGCACCTCTCCAGTAGATGGGGTTGTAGCATTGCTTGCATTAATTCCATGGTTATTTGAGGGCTCTTTTGTATGAAACCAAGGGTGATGAACATATAACCATTAGGATTTACTTGGTTTAACTTTTTAGGTTTGTGTGTTCTTTGCAAGGCGTATATTCTTTATTAAGGCTATCTTGTGAACTGAAATTTCAGTCTACTAACTCCCTTTTTCCAAGGTAGATACGTCTCACAGGGTGAGAAGAAATAGGGAAAATGCTAGAATGCTTGTTTTTGTATCAGAGAACATTGAATGTTCTtactttagttttgtttttttttttttaagattttatttatttatttgtcagagggagagagagtgagcacaagcagggggagcagcaggcttcctgctgagcaaggagcccaatgtgggacttgattccaagaccctgggatcatgacctgagccgaaggcagaggctcaaccgactgagccatctaggcgtcccaattgctttagttttttattcatctgttttttttttgatgtataatctttttttccccttgttttgaGATGAGAGCAGTCGAAATAAATTAAAGTTAAGTTAGCCACTGACTTAAAAGACACATAGTAAGAGAACAGGATTTCAGTGTTTGGTGAATTGATTGTAGTTTGTATTAAAGAATCTAAATGTTAAGATGGGCTTTCTGACTGATTAAAGGTACTACCTTCCAAACTGCCAGTAAGTATTAGTGtctgagaggaaaaagaaatgctgatTCACAGTAATGTTGGAGAAAATCACCTTGCAAGTTCCAAATTCCCAGAAGTACCCGAAAAGTTCTCCAGAGTATGATTACATCATACAagagaaaacatttctcaaaaatatgCTAAGTATGTAAATATCACTCACAGACTGATTTGCAGATTTTATTTAACACTAGTAGTTACAACAGTCAGCTTTGCATCACTGTTTCCATATCAGATTCATTTTAGCATATCAGtgatttaaatttctcatttattaacATGGCATCGAGAATGATCAGCTgtatttatattaatgaaaagatgttaaatgaGTATAGCACAAAGAAATTTGGAAGACTGTGTAGATAACATTGTTAGTTGAATGGCTTTACTTGTATTGTAGACTATTGGATAAATACTATCTTGGAACATTTTTTAGGACGTCTGCTTCCATTCTTGTCTGATTCAGTACTTTTGCCAGTGAATACGGAGAGATAATGAGGGGTAGTTTAAAGAGTATAGGGTTTTGAGTCAGAAGATCACGGGTAATGTAAGTTCTCAGATATTCAGTCTCCTAATAAATGGATGTAAGAATGCCTTACAGAAGTTTTAAGATTAAATAAGAGTATATGGACTCATTATTTGTTCAACAGTTATTGAATTTCTACTCTTAGGATAGGCCTTGTGCTAGGTGCtgtataaatattctttttctttagatgACAACATGTTGGTGTGTGATCAAATTTTCAAATCATTCAGTATTTAGAGGGATAGCTGTAGAATGGAACAACTGGAACTTGAGATCAGAATTAAGATGGAACAAGAGATCCGATCTAATCAAATGGAAGTTTAACAGCAGAAAATGCCAAGCAAGTCTCACATAAACTCTAGAATTGAAGATACGGTGGAGTAATGGTGTCATAGCATCCTGCTGGGGAAAGGCACAGCCTTCTCAGCTGACTGGGCTCAGTGTTAAATCAGCAGCAGGATGGTGCCGAGCGCAGCATTTACTAGAACTGAAGTGTCCTCATGAGGCAGGCGCTAGGGACACCCGCTGTCTTTTATGTTGACACAGGACAGCTTAAGTATTGCGTGCAGTACTGGGGCCATACCTGGAAGGGATCCATATGTTGGAGTAGGATGTTTGGGGCATTTGACCCCTGTGATGGGGGATGCATGAAGGAAATGGGGCTGTTTACACAACAGACAAGACTGTGGTcaggacagggtggggaggagggttttTAGGGTTACTCtctgcaaatatttacttaacaGTCATAAAAGAGGAATTAAACTTAATCTGTATGAATCTAAAGGGCAGGTTTAAGGAGGCAGAAACTcgacacaattttaaaaaggtctGATAGAGCTGTCTGAAAATGACCTGAGTTGCCAGGGAAAGCAATGTTTTCCTTGTTAAGATAATAGCTTGGTTTTAACTGTTTGACACATAGTCATACTTCGGTGGTTTGGATGGAGTGTAAAGTTCctctttcatcattattttaactatattaattcagTCTGGGTAAATTCCCCAACCACTCTCTATTAAAAATATAGGggtttgggggtacctgggtggctcaggttatggtcccagggtcctgggatcaagccccgcatcaggctcccttctctgtctccttctgcctgctgcttctctgtctccctctgcctgctgctccccccgtttgtgctctcctgctctctctctgtcaaataaataaaaataaaatctttaaaaatatgtatatttaaaaaaatacatagggtTTTTTCTTTGTCCCTATAGGTATATCTTTGAAAAGATGAGTTCCATAAAGCTAAGTTGATGTGAAGTGGTTAAGAATATAAAGTTTTTCCTACTAAAATATCAGGGCAAGTTTCACATACATATATTCAAATCATAGTGggttttattgaatattttttgaCAAATGCTCACTTCAGATTTTATTAACTGTGCTGATAATTCTGAGCCTTTCTTTTTATAAGTAGTCCACTTTTGTTGAAGGTattatagatgaaagaaatctCATAAATGCATTTTGCACTCTTCAAGAACGGCAGTGCTAAAGTAATTTGTTGGGACAGAGTGATATATTGGTCAGTTGTGAGATGTTCTGTGACATGAAATTAAGATAATTTGGGTCCTAAAGGTTCCAGAATGACTTGTTGGGTTTAAAATTAGAGATGGTTCATATCATATATTTGCTTCTTTAATGGAGGGAAATGGGTGTGTTCACAGATATGTGGGCAAGGACCCTGCATATCCCCTTGTGAACACAGTAAGGGAGAATGTGGAGGCGGAAAGGGCCTATAACATCGGAATTATAGTTGCTATTCAGTAGGTTTGGTTGCTGAAGAGGATGAGATCGGTTCCGATGATGATCTTGTAGTGTGATTCTGTGAGGATGAAATTGGAAgatcattaagaaataaaaattgattcaGTTGATACCAGTAGATTCAGCCCAATGTGATAGCAGTTAGTACATTTTGGTGTGAAATACTTTAGAGTAGACATAGCAGCTTTTGGTTATAAGGCTGCTGCCAGCAGTAGGTATTACGGgcttatacatatataaaactagACCTTATGATTTTTAGTAACTGCTTGTCTAGTTTGTTGGGATTGTCATGCTATCTGTATTGGTTTCCTAAAGCACTTCTAAAGTTAATTCCAACATGGTCTTCCTATTCATGTATCTAAGATAACATCCACtggcctcccaggtgccccaggtttgtGAGCTATACAGCCAGGAATTAGGGCTGCTGTTCCCACCTCCCGGTATTTCTCCCCTCTTTCCATTTGCACTCCCTTCTCCTGAAAGGATAATGGTATCTTGGCAGAAAACTTAATCCTGTGATTCTGTGACATAAGTGAAAGAATGATGAACAGTGCTTTCAGAAGCTTTCAACCACCAAGTTTTTGATTGCATTTCTAGTTGTCTGCTTGTGAAACACTTATTAAGTAGTATTAGTATACCAACAGAGTTGTTTTGGGGAGTGTGTAGGGAAGTCATGTCTAGTTTTCAGATGCAGAGCTTGTATGTATATAGGGTACTTTGAGAGTTCTGTGACTTGAATGGAGAACATGCCGCATCTGCAGCGAGACTCATCCCAGTTCTTGCTCACTTCCTGGTGTTACTTTGGGCAGCTTCACTTAACAGCTAGAATTGTGATCGGTGTAAGTGATGCAGAGCTCTTGGGAAAAAAACATGCCATGTAAATCTTTGATACTACTTTATTTTCACAGGTTAGGTGAATCtggttattttttatagaaataagaaTTCCTGCTGTCTGTATGTGTTACGACAGTCCTGAGTTGGAAAAAAGAAGTCTGTTGTTCTGACTAGCATTTAAGAATACCTAAAGTTTCCAAACAGCAAAGTTTGCAATAATTAAGTTTCTgtgtctttgatatttttttgcTGTTATCACTCTTAGACAACTCcagagttttttattttcttttccttttggtcagAGAGTAGAAAaatgtgacttgctgctctgtccTACTCTTCACCACTGATTGCCTTTACTAGGCTCGTGTTTATTTCATGGGATGATTCCTGGCTGGATAATTACCAGTGGGGAGGGTTAATCTTTCAGTTTTCCTACTAAACCTGAGTAGGGGgaatttcagaaaagaagagCAAGCCACAAATCTACTTGAATTCTGATAGGGTGacgtttttggtttttgtttactttgaggacaggtgttttttgtttttgttttttgtttttgttttttttttaaatcaaaatgaaaagtatgCAGAGAATGGTTTTAAATTAAAGTGGAGGTAAGGGAAAGGGTTCATCTaagtatatgtaaaatgaaaattgaagcAGAGGGAGCATAATTTTCATCAAGTGTTAGACTTGGTAAGAAATAATAGAGTTTATCTAGTCCAACCTCCTACTGGTGAATAAACACTCATTTTGTGTTTATAGAAAAAACTATTTGAAGTTGGAAACAGGAATTTGGgtttgaaaaatactttgttgcctaattttttttgctttatctatTGAAGATGTTTTTCCTGTTTGAATGATATGTAACTAAACCTTTATAtctataaaaacttaaatatatttgcatttatgagTTACTTagtgtgtcattttttttatacCATTGGCTGGATTATAGGTAAGAAGAGAATGTTTTTACTTAGGTCAGAAGCCATTCAAATGAATCAttgatgataatttttaaatcactatttGATTATTATGTAAGGTGGGTTTATAGTAGATAGACTTTTGCATCTCCTTACAAAAATACCACCTTATAGAGTTCATTCAGGCTGGATCTCTTACTTGATCTGATCACTTTCTGCCACAAATACATGAACATGTGCATGTGCTTGCGTATCATGCTCAAATGCTTTGAGAGCTATGTATAATAGATACTTTGCTCTTTTGTGTTTGTGTGAATTTTTGTTCTTAGATGTTAAAAATTAAGGGAGTAATACTTACTCCAGTTTTGTAGTATGACGAACCAGAGCAATGATCTTTGTtgtcttgaaaaaaataacagttttaaaagGGTGTTCATTTAAATATTGTGAAATCATTCTACCCAGGGAGCTAGGTTTAAGACTAGACTGTTTCTTCTACTTACAGATGAAAACGAGAGATTTGTAGTTGATTTTAGAGTTCGGCTGTGTTAACTTAATTGTCCTGTTTTACCTTCATTAGTGGTATCATACCACTTTATTATAAATCCAccaacatttttatataaatatctgtTATTTTGAGATGCATTGATTTCAGCAGATAACCACAGATACAAACTTTAAAGGTAGAATGTTATATTTCCAGAATGTGTATTGTTAGCTCAGCCATTTTTATGGGCATAGGCTTGATTTCCATGATGTAATCAGAGATGTAATCAGcattgaaaaaagagaaaacatgagatATGAGGGAAAAGTAGCTGCGTAACTGACTGGGAATAtttagtacattaaaaaataggGTGTAATAGAGACGTCTTATTCTGTCAGTCCTGTTTCCGAGATCTGAAAATTGTCCATGCTTTGTCCATTGATACGGATGTCCAGGTCAGTCCTGTTTGGGCTCTTGGAGACCAGAGGAGTTGGAAGTTCAGGAACAGTCTTGTCAAAATTCTCCATCTTGATTTGATATTCACCTTTGGAGCCCCGGGTCAACAGAGATGCAAAACAGTGATGTAACATGATCTCAGAGGGTAGGTAGGACGTCCTCCTTTGGCATATTTCTCCAGTGCCTTCCTGCATTGCTGAGAGGAACACAACTAATTCAAAGTGGGGAGGACTTTCATGCTGGAGCAGAGTAGCCAGAGGACTTGATGGTATAATGGAGTGATAGTAGGTTAGTGGAAAGATAAAGAATGGACATTCCTCAGAACTGATGCCATCAAGGTGGAAGTCCACACTGGTCTGGTTGAGTTCACCGTTTTCCCTTTCCTGATAGAGTACAGCTGAGACCCGGACACTGGTCAGAGGGCTAGGTCGAGTGTTGGCCACTTGGAAAATTAGATTAGGTTTGCCGTCTATGTGAGCTACTACTGCTAAATCTGTAAAGCGAATTGAGAAAGCTCGATTTTTTGGCCGGGCAATCTTCGCCACAAAGGCACCtaaattagaaataattgaatttttttagaaTGAACTCTTGAAATATGAATACCTTTTCTGAATGAGAAGGGTGTATCAGATAGTTAAACATTTCTTGATGTCATGCCTTCCAAGTGAGTCAAGAATTGATGGACTCATTAATTTGGGTAGTCTCATTAgcctgaagaattttttaaaatgtacatatatcattatttaaaaactgatttcagAACGGTTAAGCACAATTCATTTTGTTACATAGAAATGTAactttgtcttctcatttcttacaaaaatcaaagaatggtcatttattatatttctgcCCCCACttaaaagtaacagaaaataaatgaaatccattTGTAATGAGATTATTTCAAATTGAAGTAGAAATTAGATTCAGAGTAGAATGATTTGGGGTAGGGAGGGGACCAGTAGAATGAGTGATACATTGAGcactttttttaactttgaaactTATATAACCCCCtcccctttttattttagaaggctCTGGCTCTAAGATGATTTCAGTGTACCTTTCAAAGTGCATCTTCTGTGTGCCCTCAAGCTGTAGGTCAGGATTTCTTAACCACTTTTGTGCCACAGATCTTGTTGGCAGGCTAGAGAGATCTGTGGACCTCTTAAGAATTATGctttaaaagcacagaaataaaatacatatgaaggAAACCAAATATACTGAAATTgagttgaacatttaaaaaattatggcaCCATATGTGCTTTTTTAATGCCGTAAACAAAATATAGTGGTGGGTTTAATAGTGTACTTTTGAAGTATTGTAGTGTGATAGGAAAATAtctggcatttctatttttatcaaagtTACCAGTATTGCTGATactattgttttttgttgtctACGTTTATAGTGGAAGGAAATGGCAATTTTCAGTTAGGGGCTAGTGAAAAAAAGATGCAAGTTTTTCCTAAGTTCATGGAtcccctaaattttatttttatttttatttttatttatttattttttaaagattttatttatttattcgacagagatagagacagccagcgagagagggaacacaagcagggggagtgggagaggaagaagcaggctcatagcccaggagcctgatatggggctcgatcccacaacgccaggatcacgccctgagcctaaggcagacgcttaaccgctttgccacccaggcgccccccccctaaattttatttaatgactaGCCCAGTTTAAGAACTCCTGTAGGGAAGTTAAGTGATTTGTTACAGATTATAGAACCAGTTGGCAGCACACTGGACTTCATTCCAGATCACCCTTCATTTGGCCCATTACTTACCTTTTCAGATTATTGCGTAGTGTATGAAAGCCaggttttcttttcaatttgttttttgatttttaaactgtatatATATCACTTATAAAAGTGACATTAGCCCTCCTTAATTAGAGGAAAGTCTTATGTGTTATcaggtttataaataaaatctaaatctttGCAGCCATATTTCCAGTAAGGATGTGTATACTTACTTGATCTCTAAATATAATGCTGACTGTTGTGCTCTGGGCTCACTGATATGAGTAAATGTTGAACAGATAAACTCAGAGGAGGAAATTCTAAcccagtaaagaaaaaaaaatcaaattcctgTTAGGTAAAATGATTGTCAAATATGCATTTAACGTATTTATCCGCTTACTTGACAAAGTATTTAGCttctatgaaaaatgcctttttagaccttctgttaatatttttttggtgTAAGATAATGCTGCAAGTTAGTGTCATAATGGTCCCTTTTTTCTGAAGGAGTTCCAATAGGTAAAATTTAAGTGTAGTCaggtttcttaaatttcacctcTCATTTGgccctagacttttttttttttcaaactttgatATTACCTACtaataatgcaaattaaattatTCTACAACACAGTTGCTTATAACTATTCCCTTTCCAAACcacttgtaattcttttttttttttttttataaacaaaaacaattacCTGTGATAAAAGCCTCTAGCATGAGGCCTAGGAGCATTTGTATGGCAAGTAAGGCGATTGCACTTGGACAGTCACCACTGGGGAACATGGTACCATAACCAATTGTGAGTTGTGTctccagggagaaggagaatgcAGCTGTGAAACTGGTGATGTACTTCACACAGATAGTGTGGTTTTCAGGTGGGGCATCATGATCTAGTTCCAGATCACCATTCATCTCAGCTAGAACATACCAGAGCACTGCAAAGACAAGCCAGTGGACaacaaaagaagcagaaaagaccAACATCATCCAGCGCCAGCGCATGTCCATTAGGATTCCCCAAGCGTCTCGCAGATATGCAAGACCTCTTTGAGCACCATCCATTTGAAGTGTGCTGTGGCCATCCTTGGTGACCATCCTCCGGTATCTCTGAGTTAGGAGAGGAGCAATAACTTTGCAATTACTGCCATCCATCTCAGGTTGTAATTTTCTGAAACCAAGAATAAATTAGTAAGCTCTTAACTGTTTTACagttaatattaataaattctgAGACCTCattcactttctccttttttttggaATGCTTCCCTAGCTACTGGGCAGTCTTTCCCAGTCTGatagctctctctcttttctcttcacatGAGAGGGGCATTTACTCACTAAGCCATTCATTTGTACCTAATCATGGCTTGCCTTAGGATATCTTTTATTGTTTCCTTGAATGACTGTTAAAATATAGTTTGGCGTTTTAATATTTCCAAGTATATTTCAAAATCCCTGAAGGTTTGGGTTATGGTTCATGTCTCCTTGACACCCCTGCCTCTTTCTTACACAGGTCCAGGcataaagtatttattgatttgactAAACATTATGTGTAAATaacaatttttcataattaataattatggataattcataattaaaagaaataagttaaatatatGTGTTCCTCTATGTAAATAActagaaattatttggaaatgttGTGTTAAATTGTCTGCAAATGTTTTGAAGCTGAGCTCTGTGCTAGGACAGGACTAAGCTTTTAGAGATCCATAGTTCTAATGTATGCTTTTTAATTAGCCTGTTGAAACTTTTATGAATAGGCTTTGTTTTTGTCACTTTGTGGCCATTTTTATGGATTCTTTTCTTCCCTATCTAATGGATTGCCATTCTCTGAATATTCTAGATTCTGATTAGATTGTAGGGtggggagaaaattattttcttgcaaaaataagaaattctagGTAGAGATTCCTAGATAAtactagtttgttttttttttttttaagattttatttatttgagagagtgagtgagagagaaagagagagagcgcacacgccctggaagagacagagggagggagatgcagactccctgttgagcaggaccctgggatcatgacctgagctggaggcagacccttaactgatgagccacccaggcatcctgataaTACTAGTTTCGAAAGTAagtaagacaggaaaaaaaaaaaaaaaactttataaccANgagacagagggagggagatgcagactccctgttgagcaggaccctgggatcatgacctgagctggaggcagacccttaactgatgagccacccaggcatcctgataaTACTAGTTTCGAAAGTAagtaagacaggaaaaaaaaaaaaaaactttattttttaaggcacCAAAcggcaatttttaaaattttttaaagattttatttattcactggagagagcaagagagagagagcacgcccaCGCGCACatgagaagggggggaggggcagagggagagggagaagtagactccatgctgagcagggagcctgatctgcTGCCTgattcctggaccctgggatcatgacctaagccaaaggcagccatttaactgactgagccacccaggcacccccaaatggcaatttttaaaagataattaatataattagTTTTTAGCTGTAAACAGTTAAACTATAAATCAGTGGGTATGCTTTTCTCTGTGTGGCGAGAAGAAATCTAAGGTATGCTTTCTGTCTGTTGATTCTTGCTTATATCAAAGGTGTGTTAAGACGTTTATGTGGAACCTCACAGGAACAGAATGAGAAATGcagctttgctttctctctctttttgctacAGTGCAGTGCTAGGAGTTTGTATTTGACTCTGCCTATCTGCTTCCCTCAGAAGTAGATGCTCTTGAGAGTATTTACATATTCCCTTCCTACCTTTTGAATGAAAGGGGACTAGAGACATTTGGAGCTAGGTTGTTGCTTGGATTTGCTGGGTCCTTCCCATGTCTGGGAGCTTTGGGGCTGTGGAGACTGCCTTCCTGTGATATTGGAATTGGATATTGGCTAGCTGGGTATATACTTTCCCTTCCCCTGGAGGCTAATTTAACATGTATTGGTGATATTATAGACattctcttgtattttctttagattttaattACTGGAGGAATACTGGGATAAtggtaaaaatttatttagagtGGATAACCATTTTAGTTTCatattataaacttaaaaaaagtcttaGGTCATTAATGctttataattcattattttaacaagTGGTCATTATcgtttagtgtattttttttctcagcacaGCATGTTTAATGACTAATTTTGCTagattctttaaatgttttaggAGACCATATCTCTGTCATTTTGAAAGTAAAcaacagaataataaaattttcatagGCATTGTGCTTAAGTACCTTCTGTATTGCATTATCTCTAATCTTTGGTGTCTCAGCAAGATagactttttttcaaagatttatgtattagggagagagaatgtgagtggggggaggggcaaagggagatggagagagagaatcctcaagcagaccccatccccccagcccctgctagTTGCAGAACCCCACACCAGGGgtggatctcaggatcctgagatcatgacctgagccgaaatcaggagtcagacatttaacttagccacccaggtgtcccagcaaaATAGACATTATTATCCCGTTTTTCAGATGAAGTCACTAAGGAttaggcagaagaaagaaacatacACTAGGCAGATGGGGGCTTTagattatttgtattatttatccACATCTGGCTAGCTTTACGGGTTAATTTTCTTACTACAAGAAGCTATTTAGAAAGTTTggtgaaaaaaatctttcccaaGATGATTGGCATTGTATTCAtaagagagtcttttttttttaatttaaagattttatttatttatttgacagagacagccagagagagagggaacacaagcaaggggagtgggagaggaaggagcaggctcccagcagggcggggagcccaacgcgggggctcgatcccaggaccccgggatcacgccctgagctgaaggcagacgcttaatgactgagccacccaggcgccccacataagACGGTCTTTGACAGCCATATATTTAGTACTTCTAGTAGATGTTCTTCTGATCCCCGTAACTATCTCAGGTATCTATCTTAAACCATGTTAACCCCatacatgattcttttttttttaaagattttatttatttgacagagatagagacagccagcgaagagagggaacacaagcagggggagtgggagaggaagaagcaggctcatagcggaggagcctgatgtggggctcgatcccataacgccaggatcatgccctgagctgaaggcagatgcttaaccgttgtgccaccaaggtgccccgCCCCCCCATACATGATTCTTATGACAGTAATGATTAATAATATTAGCCAGTATATATTGTTTATTATGTGGG
This window of the Ailuropoda melanoleuca isolate Jingjing chromosome 2, ASM200744v2, whole genome shotgun sequence genome carries:
- the KCNJ13 gene encoding inward rectifier potassium channel 13, yielding MDGSNCKVIAPLLTQRYRRMVTKDGHSTLQMDGAQRGLAYLRDAWGILMDMRWRWMMLVFSASFVVHWLVFAVLWYVLAEMNGDLELDHDAPPENHTICVKYITSFTAAFSFSLETQLTIGYGTMFPSGDCPSAIALLAIQMLLGLMLEAFITGAFVAKIARPKNRAFSIRFTDLAVVAHIDGKPNLIFQVANTRPSPLTSVRVSAVLYQERENGELNQTSVDFHLDGISSEECPFFIFPLTYYHSIIPSSPLATLLQHESPPHFELVVFLSAMQEGTGEICQRRTSYLPSEIMLHHCFASLLTRGSKGEYQIKMENFDKTVPELPTPLVSKSPNRTDLDIRINGQSMDNFQISETGLTE